In the Piscinibacter sp. XHJ-5 genome, one interval contains:
- a CDS encoding LysR family transcriptional regulator, producing MKAPPAPDRPLSWDDLQVFLAVCRAGTISAAARQLAVNHSTVLRRLGSLEDSLSVRLFDRLPGGYALTSSGNALSERLAGMADQVEAAQRELLGQDEAIRGVIRVTSTDTLLHGLLMPLIVQFHHRHPGVQVQVTVNNSFLSLTRREADVALRGSNRPPQNLVGRRVGDIQTALYASRDYLKTLGRKPSVDDCRFVAPDESLSHLEQAKWLHRHVDASRIALRVDSLVGMVDAVAHGAGAAMLLCPLADARPELVQLAPPDPALATQVWILTHPDLKQVARVRAFTHFLFTALSADPRLTHG from the coding sequence ATGAAGGCACCGCCGGCCCCGGATCGACCGCTGAGCTGGGACGACCTGCAGGTCTTCCTGGCGGTGTGCCGCGCCGGCACGATTTCCGCCGCGGCCAGGCAGCTCGCCGTCAATCACTCGACCGTGCTGCGCCGCCTGGGCAGCCTGGAAGACAGCCTCTCGGTGCGCCTGTTCGACCGGCTGCCCGGCGGCTATGCGCTCACGTCCTCGGGCAATGCGCTGTCGGAGCGCCTCGCCGGCATGGCCGACCAGGTCGAGGCAGCGCAGCGGGAGTTGCTGGGACAGGACGAGGCGATCAGGGGCGTGATCCGCGTCACCTCGACCGACACGCTGCTGCACGGCCTGCTGATGCCGCTCATCGTGCAGTTCCACCATCGTCATCCCGGCGTGCAGGTGCAGGTGACGGTGAACAACAGCTTCCTGAGCCTCACCCGGCGCGAGGCCGATGTGGCGCTGCGCGGCTCCAACCGGCCCCCGCAGAACCTCGTGGGCCGGCGCGTCGGCGACATCCAGACGGCGCTGTACGCATCGCGCGACTACCTGAAGACCCTGGGCCGCAAGCCGAGCGTCGACGATTGCCGCTTCGTTGCGCCCGACGAGTCGCTGTCGCACCTGGAGCAGGCCAAGTGGCTGCACCGCCATGTCGACGCATCACGCATCGCGCTGCGCGTCGACAGCCTGGTCGGCATGGTCGATGCCGTCGCGCACGGTGCCGGTGCCGCCATGCTCCTGTGCCCGCTGGCCGATGCGCGGCCCGAGCTCGTGCAGCTGGCGCCGCCCGATCCGGCACTCGCCACGCAGGTGTGGATCCTCACGCATCCGGACCTGAAGCAGGTGGCCCGGGTGCGCGCGTTCACCCACTTCCTGTTCACGGCGCTGAGCGCGGATCCGCGGCTGACGCACGGCTGA
- a CDS encoding TolC family protein codes for MFRLASLLVLALCCSAPVLAQPVALSLDEVAGFAANQSRQLAAYRAQALAARERAVAAAQRPDPVLRLGINNLPIDGADRFSVARDFMTMRSVGVMQELTRADKLLARSERARLDADVAEVASQQALATLQRDAAMAWFDRSFQESMRALLVEQQAQARLQADAAETLYRGNRGSQADVLLARAQIGQLDERIAAAEQQIAAATTRLTRWIGLAASRPLQPRPALVLPAWTGEDLERHLPRHPQIAALAQQEAVAAAEVRMAAADRQPDWSVELMFNQRGSAYSNMVSLNFSLPLQWDRKSRQDRELAARQALADKALAEREDMQRAHVAEVRAMLQEWQGAQRRLAHYGNGLIPLAQQRSAASLVAYRSGSGMLPAVLEARRAEIDTRIEALRIEMELARLWSELTYLLPHGDDAAEAITSRTTP; via the coding sequence GTGTTCCGTCTCGCATCTCTGCTTGTCCTTGCGCTGTGCTGCAGCGCGCCGGTCCTCGCCCAACCCGTCGCCCTGTCGCTCGACGAGGTGGCCGGCTTCGCCGCCAACCAGTCCCGCCAGCTCGCGGCCTACCGCGCGCAGGCGCTGGCGGCGCGCGAACGCGCCGTGGCCGCAGCGCAGCGACCCGACCCGGTGCTCAGGCTGGGCATCAACAACCTGCCGATCGACGGCGCGGACCGCTTCAGCGTGGCGCGCGATTTCATGACGATGCGCTCGGTCGGCGTGATGCAGGAGCTCACGCGCGCGGACAAGCTGCTCGCCCGCAGCGAGCGGGCGCGGCTCGACGCCGACGTCGCCGAGGTGGCGAGCCAGCAGGCGCTGGCCACCCTCCAGCGCGACGCCGCGATGGCGTGGTTCGACCGCTCCTTCCAGGAGTCGATGCGCGCGCTGCTGGTCGAGCAGCAGGCGCAGGCGCGGCTGCAGGCCGATGCGGCCGAGACGCTGTACCGCGGCAACCGCGGCTCGCAGGCCGACGTGCTGCTCGCTCGCGCGCAGATCGGGCAGCTCGACGAGCGCATTGCCGCGGCCGAGCAGCAGATCGCGGCTGCGACGACGCGGCTGACGCGCTGGATCGGGCTCGCGGCATCGCGTCCGCTGCAGCCCCGGCCGGCGCTGGTGCTGCCGGCGTGGACCGGCGAGGACCTGGAGCGCCACCTGCCTCGCCATCCGCAGATCGCTGCGCTGGCGCAGCAGGAAGCGGTGGCAGCCGCCGAGGTGAGGATGGCGGCCGCCGACCGCCAGCCCGACTGGAGCGTCGAGCTGATGTTCAACCAGCGCGGCTCGGCGTACTCGAACATGGTCTCGCTCAACTTCTCGCTGCCGCTGCAGTGGGATCGCAAGAGCCGGCAGGACCGCGAGCTGGCCGCGCGGCAGGCGCTGGCCGACAAGGCGCTGGCCGAGCGCGAGGACATGCAGCGCGCGCACGTCGCCGAGGTGCGCGCGATGCTCCAGGAATGGCAGGGTGCGCAGCGCCGGCTCGCACACTACGGCAACGGGCTGATCCCGCTCGCGCAGCAGCGCAGCGCGGCGTCGCTCGTGGCGTACCGCAGCGGCAGCGGCATGCTGCCCGCCGTGCTCGAAGCGCGGCGCGCCGAGATCGACACCCGCATCGAGGCGCTGCGCATCGAGATGGAGCTGGCCCGCCTGTGGTCCGAGCTGACCTACCTGCTGCCCCACGGTGACGACGCGGCCGAAGCGATCACGTCGAGGACGACGCCATGA